The Medicago truncatula cultivar Jemalong A17 chromosome 7, MtrunA17r5.0-ANR, whole genome shotgun sequence genome includes the window tgaaggaaaaatttagagggactaaaacgaaaagttggtatatttatagggaccaaaaacatatttaaccctttttatttttatcatcgtCACCCTTTTAAAAATCACAATTTATCCAACAGTATACGATGGAAGACACTCCTCAGCTTTAACTGTCGGAATCGCCTACTGCTGACTGGTACACCCGTTCAGAATAATATGGCTGAGTTATGGGCTCTTCTTCACTTCATTATGCCAACTTTATTTGATAGCCATGAACAGTTCAATGAGTGGTTTTCAAAAGGGTATATATTCCTAATTATCGTCCTTGGataatttttctaatttaacTACAGTCTGaccaacttttattattaatgtcATTATAGAATTGAGAACCATGCAGAACATGGGGGTACTTTGAATGAGCACCAACTTAATCGATTGGTAAGTGTATTTCCtgtttgatgataataataaagatATGGTAATAATGTTTTATTgcattatattgattttttttaatcagaaaTTGTATGGGAGTATAAAACCTTCATTGAGGAATTCGAGGTGATATAAACTGGTTTACCTAATCCCTTATTGATCCAAATTCACTAACTAACTAAGGTTTACCTATCAGGGGAACTTGTATGATAGGGACTTGAGTATTTTGAGGTGCCCAAGTTCCACATCGAGTAGTATGGGAAACTCGGTGGGGTTTTAGGGGACTTGGTTCTTTCCCCTTGATACGTTTCAGAATGCTTGGGATCAGGAGAAAGAGATATCCGTTGGTTGCAAAAGATTTCTCATTTCACACAGATTATTGAATTCATATAATGATTCCCTTCATCCTGATTTTCCCTATTTATAACCCCTTCTAACTAACCAAACAAATTTAACTCTATTATCCTAACATATCCacaatgtataaataaatatccTTATGGATTTATGTTAAACAAAGATACGGCAATTGAAATTACAATAGAATGTCTTATATGgcgtcttttatttttattattgctaattgtatttaacatcttagaattttattatttcaaatttttgcTATATACTCAGTTGCTCTTCTCTTAACAGCATTCAATTATAAAGCCTTTCATGTTGCGTCGTGTTAAAAAAGATGTAGTTTCTGAGCTGACTAGCAAAACTGAAATTACCGTGCACTGCAAGTTAAGTTCTCGGCAGCAGGCTTTCTATCAAGCAATTAAGAACAAGATATCTCTTGCTGAGTTGTTTGATAGTAATCGGGGACAGCTCAATGAGAAGAAAATCCTGAATTTAATGAACATTGTTATTCAACTAAGGAAGGTAGGCAATTCATATTATTCAGTATTTTCTCTCTGTTTAGTTTTAGTAGTGTAAATTTTGTATTAATTCCAGTTGAAATAAGGATTGTTGTGTTCAAACTTTTaactgtgatttttttttttccaaccaTGATTACTCATAGTAAATGTTGCTCTTTGGATATGTTAGGTTTGCAACCATCCAGAGTTGTTTGAAAGGAGTGAAGGAAGCACGTACCTTTACTTTGGAGAGATTCCAAATTCCCTTCCTCCTCCTCCATTTGGGGAGTTAGAGAATGTATACTATTCTGGTGGGCACAACCCCATCTCATATCAGGTACTTCCGGATTTTTTACTTGTTGTATCAAAAACTTATCGTACCTTGAGCGAGTTTTGGGATTGATAACACAAATAGTAATAACCTGAATTCAATAAGGAAACTCAATAAAATTTGGAAATAGTGTCTAATATTGcttctataattaaataattcagtGATTCTAGAATATACTTTAAAGATCTTTTTTGGATAATTTGAGATGCACCATGGATATCTGGAGGATGATAGAAGCTATGCCAATGCTTTCACATTAAACTTTTATCTGTTTTGGCCAATGTATGTCACAATTTTATAACATGCCTGATTCATAATGGTTTATCTTCTATTCACATCTGATCATAGTCTTAAATGGATTGATTTTCACCTTATAATTCTTTATGTTGACATAGTGCCTCCtttcttgttgtttttgttcCATTTTTTCAGATACCGAAACTTGTCTATCAAGAAATTATGCGGAGTTCTGAAACTCTCAATTCAGCTGTTAGTCATGGTTTCTGCAGAGGATCTTTTCCGaagtattttaatatttttagacCAGAAAATGTTTATCAATCTGTCTTTTCAGAAGATATGCATGTTAAAAGTGGAACCTTTGGGTTTACCCATTTGATGGATTTATCTCCACAAGAGGCGGCATTTCTGGTTAATGGTTCTTTTATGGAGAGACTACTATTTTCTATGATGAGATGGGACCAGAAATTCATTGATGAAGTTGTAGACTTTCTTACAGAGACCACAGATGATGATCTGGAATGTAGTTCCCTTGAAAAAGGAAAAGTGAGAACCGTCACACGAATGTTATTGGTGCCATCAAGATCTGAGACTAAGTTTCTTCAGAACAGATTACCAACTGGACCCAGCCATGCTCCTTTTGAGGCCTTGGTTGTGCCGCATCAGGAGAGGCTTTTCTCAAATGCAAGGCTTCTTCACTCAGCTTACTCATATATCCCACCAAGTAGAGCACCCCCAGTATGTTATGTTTCTTTATTATCTAGTCTTCTgttagttttttcaaaataagttGCCTTCTATTAACAATATGATAATTAACTATCAACCATGTTTCTTTTTTCCTTCCTAGATCGGTGCTCACTGTTCTGATAGGAACTTTTACTATAAAATGATTGAGGAACTACATGATCCATGGGTTAAGAGGTTGTTTGTGGGATTTGCACGTACGTCTGATTTTAATGGTCCTAGCAAGCCAGCTGGTTCTCATCATTTAATTCAAGAGATCGACTCTGAACAACCTGTTTATAAGCCTGCTCTTCAGTTAACACACAGTATTTTTGGGTCTTCTCCACCTATGCGAAATTTCGACCCAGCAAAATTGCTCACTGTAAGTATTCTTGTACCCCCTTATTGTTTCTCGAGGGGTACCTCATCTCGACTTTTGTGTCAAATTGATCttgtaatttaaataattctttGATATAGGACTCTGGGAAGCTTCAAACACTTGATATATTATTGAAACGCTTACGAGCCGGAAATCATCGTGTTTTGTTGTTTGCTCAGATGACCAAGATGCTGAATATTTTGGAGGTATTTTAAACTTTTCACTGTCAACCTTTTATATTGCTTTCAACTTTATGGGCTTTTTATTATGCTGACTGGTGATTTAATTCTTCTTACAGGACTATATGAACTACAGAAAGTATAAGTATTGTAGACTTGATGGATCAACATCTATTCAGGACCGCAGAGATATGGTCAGAGACTTTCAGCATAGGTAATGTATACTTTGTAATTTTTCCATACTGTAGTCTCTGCTGAACATTACTTATTTCATTATTTAGctttatataacttttttcttaatttgttgtAGGTCTGATATTTTCGTGTTCTTACTGAGTACAAGAGCCGGTGGATTGGGTATTAACTTGACAGCTGCTGACACGGTCATATTTTATGAGAGTGATTGGAATCCAACATTGGATCTACAGGCGATGGACAGAGCTCATCGTTTGGGTCAGACAAAAGATGTTAGTTCCATCTCCCTCTCTCCCCCTTCATCCTCATGGGCATACCTGTTGTCGCTTATTTTTTGGGATCTCAGCAATTGATCCCTGAAGTTTTCCTTTCTTCACATTCAGAAATGCTGCTTCCCTTCCTTTACAGAAGCTATTCCTTTTGAGTTTGTAAGCTCcgaatttgttattttaaaactAATACTATATGTTTTTTCGAATTTGTAGGTTACCGTTTACCGACTTATATGTAAAGAGACAGTCGAAGAGAAGATTCTTCTAAGAGCTAGTCAGAAAAGTACAGTACAGAACCTTGTCATGACTGGTGGTTCTGTTGGTGGTGATCTTTTAGCTCCTGAGGATGTCGTATCTTTGCTTCTGGATGATGTTCAGTTGCAGCAGAAATTTAAAGATATAGCTCAGGTTGGTTATGAAATTTGGTCCCTAGAATTCATTATTTTACAATATGTAGTTGAACATCCCTCTCATCAACAGAATAAATAAGGATTAAAGTGAGTTCCAGAAAGCCTAAAATcttgagtattttttttctgattATGTTTCACTTCGCTTATCCTTCCAGGTAAGGGataagcaaaagaaaaaacaacctATGAAGGGTATATTGGTGAATGAAGATGGCGATGCATCTCTGGAAGATGTATCAAACTCTGTAGCCCTGGCTACAACAGATTCTGATCTTGCAGTCGACCCAGAGGGATCAAAGTCCAGTAATAAAAAGGTATCTTTGTACTTCCAAACTTGTAGATTCTGAAAATTCTTTGAATCTTATTTCTGTCATTTTTTTCACTAACTCATTTCAACCGGTTGCGTTCTAAAAATCTGTTCAAGTTTATCTTAGAATTTTTTTCCCCATCATTTCTGGTGCTCTAGTTGTTGAGTGATTATACTATATTTCAAGCTGTTATAAATTGAGCAAGGgtagtttagaaaaaataaaactcataaTTAAGGCTTGGCTTATGGTTCTTTATCTTTATTCCCTTTACCAAAACACCGTGTATCTTGAACTGGAGGGAGTAAAATGATAGGACTTCTTCCAAAAGATTTTAAATGTCCCAGTATTCTTTCTTGATAATATGTACTGTAGgcctaataaaaatattttgatacttGTTGTATGGATGCTGGATAAACTGTATCGTTCAAGGAAGTATacttaagttttgaaaatatttttgcttAAAATTGGGGAAAGGAGACACGTGTGCATTAAATAGATGCATATTTCATCTGTTTTACTGGATCAATTGTATATCTTGCCGTCCGATATGTGGATCTCTGTTTGAGAGGAAAATTGTAGGGCATGGAGTATTTGGGCATCTCTTCTGCTTTTTAAATAATAGAAGAGGGCCCTGTTAGAGAAGACACAGTTAACTTTCAATATGACACTTAAACCATTAGGAATGAAACTCGTGTCTGTCTTTCATAACCAGATCATCGTGTAACAGTTGAGAATCAAAATGTGTAGTATTCTATTGGTTTTATCGTTTAGGTGATAGTATTTGAATGTTTTGACTTTTCAGATGTACTTATTTTGTgaatttgttattttcaacttgCTAACATGGTGTTTAATTGCAGAGAAAATCTGCCTCGGATAAAAAAACTTTGAGGccaaaaaattctcaaaagactAGTGAATTTGATGCCATGCCTATGGACAACGAGTTGGATGATACTGATCCAGTGGTTCAGAAACCCAAGAGACCAAAGAGAATAAAGAAGAATGTGAATGAAATGTTTGAAGAGGCTCGTACAGGGACAGCTACCATGGTCCCAGGGCAGACACAATATCAACCTCCACATGATGGAGGTTCCAAAATAGAATCAGGCCAAGGCACctaatatttaacaaaaaactGGGAGTCACTTTTATATCAGCTCTGTGGATCAACAGTTTTGTGGAGACTGCTAAATTCATTCTCAACATGATCAACAGTTCCCTGTTTCTTGGTTCTTGTCTGACTGTAAATAATGGCAGCTAAGTTGAGTCAAGACAAGCAATTGAATGCTGTATATACTAGGTTGTATAATGTAGTACTAAATTTATGCTGGTTGTAGATCTCCACCTCTTCCAGCGTAGTTGTACAGATTGGATTATCATCAATCACTatagttggtttttttttatgccACGGGcaatatttaaaacttaaatgataattaatatACATATGGTAGCAAAGCTACCCTCACTGAGTCCATTCCTTGACAATTTAGCAGCACCACACAATCAAAATATGATGGTGTGAGTTTGTGACATGTTAACAAgttgtttaatttatattatgcaGGGATTAATATTGGGTATTTGAGATGTTGATTGTTTGTTTTCCGAGTGCTTTGGTAAAAGATGCAAATTTGCTATATTTTTCTAGTAGTATGAACTCGTGAACTACCAGATTGGTTTGCTTACCTGTGCGTCCATTTGGCATTTGGTTCAGGGATTTAGACTTAGGGTGCTACTTTTCAccctattttcttttaaaaattcacATGTTTCATCTAGAAGTACACTTTCAaatagtacatttttttttatgcatatatTTGAGGTCATGTTGGGGGTATAAAAGTTTCTCATAAACTTGTTTACTATGTAAATCACAATCTTGGTACTCAAGTTTAGTGAACCACTCTTGCCTAAGACCAGTACTCCCTTTGTTTTTAATTAGAAAACCCTTTTTTATATTGTCGCTAAATACAAGTCTATTTGCCAATTTTTAGAtacatttctttttaaaatgtaTCAAGTCGACATTGTGtgcattatttatatataaatgataatttagtaATAGTCATTGAACAAATTGTGTACATTGAccagagagtgttgaaaagttagtataattaacattttttttcaacgctttttttaaaatttgctatttttttttttggatgaaatgAATGATCcgtatattttaaaaatggacTCCATAAAAAGTGATGAGACACatgaatttcatccaataaattAACGAGGGCTAGATAGAGTTTTACTAGTACTTCTCATGCTAGTTTTTCAATACGTAGATAATAAGTAAAATTAGGTACTAAAACATCCCAAATCAATATATGATGTTGGAAGACTTGTAACATGACTCTTTTGGGATTTTTAATTTGCTCTTTCACCATCAACTTAAATAGTCTCACAACATGTCAAAATGATCCAACTTTGGAGCATATCCTAAGGCACTCGTTAAAGAacccaaaccctaatttcagACCTTAAAAACTGTAAATTTATGACCAATTGCCATCATTGAGCTTGAACTTTTCCCATTAACAAATgcttttaaaataaacaattaatttttaaataagttaaatatttcaatttctaatatattaaatacatatattttcgTAAATACTTACTATTTGTGGTTCTTAAAGAATATTTCGGACTCatttgttagtatttttcttGATGTATTTCAAGACAAGACAAGTTCAAAGTAGGACCGTTGGAGGGGGCTTATGAAGCAGAACAATCTTTAATATGCGTCCGGCAACCACTAGAAGGAGACAAATGAATAGGGCAGCACATCACATGAAACTACTTGCAAAGTCATGCAACATTAATGACCGTTGGGGAAGTTGGCCATACCCAATACCTTTAATGCTACCAGATTGATTGCTGACAATGACACCTATGTCAAAATGATTCAACCCTCAAGACTACTCTTCCATAACATTAAATGGTTTTGTTAACGAATGTTtcagggcactctttaagcattataaattagaaaattattaattaaaaaagttaaatagttCAACTTTTAATGtattgaaataataaattttcataaaaagttaCTACTTGAGACTCTTAAAGAGCTCCCTGAAGGCACTCgttaatattttcaacattaaccTTGGTAAAATTGTGTTATTTTCACAGCATAATTAGCCCCACATGACTGGTACTCCATTCggtcttatttattaaaaaaaaaatgaatgaacaaAAGGCGatgtatttggtttaaaattacatcaacttttgttaacTCAACTTTCTTTTGTATATAGACTTAAGGAAATACTAACAATTGAATGTTACTATTAGCCATGatatcaataatgataataaatatatattttaacataattatttttgaaagaatattttaacataaattatatgttaatggaaatttttttaagtaataaattataagttaatagacatatcatgtatatttagacatctaaaaatcatataaatatgactgtaatttgaatttttaatgtatatatgtatatttaaaTAGAAGATTTTTTTGGTATCCTAGAGTTCAATTGAGTACCCGTACCTTGTAGGCAAAACTAATTCAAAGattaagtattttattttaaaataattaaatataaaaaaatgacatgtcATTAAATGATTGAGTAATGATTCACACCCAATTAAACTTTGAATGCCAAAGTATTTacccaattattttttattttatctttttggcTATATAACAGTTAAAATGatggttaattatgtttaattatttgtaATAATGAATTGGTCAAGCTAAAATAAATCAACCCCTCTTCAATGAAGGACCATAACTTGGTAGTTTCTAGCACGAAAGTTTGGTTTTTTATAGGTACATCGTGTCTTGTCTTGTTGTAGTTGGGTAGATGAACTAACAATAGACGGAGAAAACAAAGTAtgttaaatgtatttttctttctccattCCCCTTATCTACTCTTTTGGCTTGGCATGTGCATTTAGAAACTACTTCATCCATTTTAAATATCATGCTTTAATGTTTTTCTGCACATATATAATAAGAAAACTATAAATGCTAAATGGttataacaattatatacaatgAAAATGCTAATTTGTGTCCTAAGGGCATATGTTAAGGTTTTAAAGATGGAAATTATGTATCGTAAATTgtgtcaatttatttattataggattgaaatttaatgtttctcaataaatatttgtttttttgtagaAACCTTAACATATGTCCTAaaacacaagttagcatgaccatATATAAGAGCAAtgctatgtatttttttttttatgaaagattaataaatgagactgaaatctaaaggtgattattgtgccatgtcatttttagatatttcttataaaatcattcttgatatctagcattttccatTATATAAAGTTTAATTGAGTGTTAATTATTGTCATAAATCATAAAtgcataaatattttcttttcacaaGGAGAAATGGGCACATATAATTTTCATGATTCATGCATTGAatgtttcaataaataatgttcaGCATTGGTCAAGCAATATCTACCAACAAGATTTGTTACCACATTCCAATGCTGCTGCATATTTTCTTAACCCAAAATCTTATTCTTATCCTAACAAGTAACAAGAATAAATTTTGGTAGTTGAGTTAACAAAAATTGAAGGTAACACACAATGTTAGTATATTAATAGGATTCTCACTTTAGTTTATACATACACAAAAACCTAACAACTTACATTCACATTTTCAAGATTTCATCTCTTGTTTGGTTCTTCCTAGTACTTCgattcattttcttttagtttttgatcATGGTGGGAAATATTTTGGGAAATGGATCATCTCAGAATCATAATAATGGATTAGAGGAGAAACTTGATGAGTTTAGGAGACTAATTAGTAAAACTAATGGTGATCCATTAAGAATTGTGTGTATTGGAGCAGGTGCTTGGGGAAGTGTTTTTGCAGCACTTTTACAAGACAGTTATGGTCAATTTAGAGACAAAGTACAAATCAGAATATGGAGAAGAGCAGGAAGAGCAATAGATAGATCAACAGCTGAACATCTCTTCGATGTGATCAATTCAAGAGAAGATGTTTTAAGAAGGTTGATAAGACGTTGTGCTTATCTAAAATATGTTGAAGCAAGACTTGGTGATAGGACACTTTATGCTGATGAGATTCTTAAAGATGGTTTTtgtttgaatatgattgataCTCCTGTTTGTCCTTTGAAAGTTGTTACTAATTTGCAAGAAGCTGTTTGGGATGCTGATATTGTTGTTAATGGTTTGCCTTCAACCGAAACTCGTGAGATTTTCGAAGAGATTAGTAAGTATTGGAAGGAGAGAATTAGTGTTCCTGTTATAATCTCTTTGTCTAAGGGTATTGAAGCTGCATTGGAGCCAGTTCCTCATATTGTAACTCCCACAAAAATGATTCATCAAGCAAGTAAGAATTTCTTTTCCATTTCTTTTTACAGGTATTCTTTTCAAGGATTGAACAAGTAGATTTGAATGTTTGAAAATGGTGGTTAGTTACATCCAAATTAGTGGTTAATGAATTAACGTCGGCGGTTAATGATTTTGACACCTattatattcattaatcatcGATTGAACACGTTTAACCATCTATTTGAGTTGTGTTAACCACTTAAAAGTTGTTCCGAAAGTTGTCTAAATTTGAATGCTATACCACTTACCAAAAATCTTGGAGTTCTTGAATCAACGTAACGAATTCAATTTACAAAAACCTATTGTGTTCATTTTCATACTGAAGCACATTACAAATcagttgttgaattgtgatagtTCTCTGgcaaaaacataatatttattatgtAGTATGTGTTTGATTCcaagaaatgaaattttttgtgcTTAGTAGTCCTTATATTTCAATGCAAAAATTTAGTCCTTTCATCCCTCATTCTTCACTCTTTGCAATGCAAAATCGACAGCTGGCGTGCCTATGGAGAACATACTTTATCTTGGTGGTCCAAATATTGCTTCAGAAATCTACAACAAGGAATATGCCAATGCTAGAATTTGTGGGGCTGAGAAATGGAGGAAACCTTTAGCAAAGTTTCTTAGACAACCACATTTCATTGTATGGGACAATAGTGACCTTGTCACACATGAGGTCATGGGTGGATTGAAAAATGTCTACGCAATTGGAGCTGGTAagcttcattttttattttgctatcGCTTTATGTCTGATACAGTCAAACTTGAACAAATCTATGTCTTTCATGTTTTGGTATGTGTAACGTTTTCGATTCCACATGTTTATTCACTCCCCTTAGAAAATTTTAGAGCAGTAAACCATTTCTAAAGTAAAAGAAACGTAAATAGAGAACACAATATTTGATCACAAAGTTCAGCCGATTATGCTTGTCTCCGGCTACAGTGTGGCTGCAGTACCTTTCTATTATTCAAACTTAGGATTTACATAACTTATGTTTATATACTCGCGCTGCTTGAGCGATTTTTCCACTTATCGTTAAACTGTCTCCGTTGAGGTTAGAACTCTGTCCCTTGAGACTAGTAGGCTAAACTCTTAGCACTAAGATGACACCTCACAGAAAGATATTTagatatgattgatgatgcatAAATTGTAATGCCATTTCCATGTTTTAACATTTACTTTCTGATTTACAATGTATATAACCTGCTTTTCTTTGTAATGATATAATCAGGAATGGTAGCATCCCTTACCAATGAGAGTGCTACTAGCAAATCTGTATACTTTGCACATTGTACTTCAGAGATGATATTCATCACTCACCTGCTAACTGAAGAGCCTGAGAAACTTGCTGGACCATTACTAGCTGATACTTATGTGACATTGTTAAAAGGTCGTAACGCGTGGTACGGTCAAATGTTAGCTAAAGGTGAACTAAGCCCTGACATGGGTGACAGCATTAGTGGCAAAGGAATGATTCAGGtataaaaactaataatattaacattgaccgtttcaaaaaacaaaaaaaatttaacaaacttATATGTAATTTTCTTGAGGGTTTCAGTTGCAtcttcaaaatgaaaaatttgtatAATTGTAATCTATATTCATTGATCtctaaacaaaaatgatatcaCCTGTCAATTATCTTTACTAGGGAGTTTCTGCAGTAGAAGCATTCTTTGAGCTTTTGAGCCAATCAAGCTTAAATGTATTGCATCCTGAAGAAAAAAAGCATGTTGCTCCTGTTGAACTTTGCCCTATCTTGAAGACACTCTACAAAATATTGATATCAAGGTAATCATTCTCCTAACAATAATTACCAAAATTGAgcaataaaagaataattaacAAAAACCTTAAACTTGTTATCTTTTGAGCACTTCAAACTccaaataataatacatttggTAATCTCTATGCATTTTGCAAATATACTAAATAAGTTTCCTATGCTTCTGGTTTATGTTTGATTTCTTAGAGAACAATCAACACATGCAATTCTAAAAGCTTTGAGGGATGAAAATCTGAATGATCCACGAGAACGCATTGCAATTGCACAAAGTCATGCTTTCTACAGGCCTTCACTTCTTGGACAACAGTGATTGTTTTCACTTGGCAAGAACAAGTGTGGATGGAACCATATATAGGAAACAATAGTCAAAGGgacatataataatatatgtattattttttgagttttttgttttacaTTATTGTTTGTATATATATGTCAAAATACAAGACTCTTAAGCATTTAGATTGATGATTTTCCAAAAACACTACATTGTGGCCAAAATTGGAGTAACACTTCTTTTGAATTTATGttcaattttcattaaaaataatgtggAACCCTTTTACTTTCTGAGAACATATTtagtattcattttttaaaaagtgtgtGAACATAGTGTAATAAATACTTGGAAGAGTAATTGTTTGGAGTTCCATCTTCGTATTCTTCGATTCtcaacatttaaaatgtgtgaatttagttgatatattttcaatatatttttttaaggaatactTCCTATaatcttaaatataaacaaaaagtcaaatacgtttgatttaaatttggaccaaatatatttgattttttcttatattaaacTCCGAAGGGAGTACaacttaacaaacaaaaatatttggagATTACACCCACTTCGCTAActtacacacatttttatcattccaaattttgtttatagattattttttactttaaaatctttgaattagattattttttaccTTAAAATCAATACAAACTACTCCACTAATGCCTCAAATACTAAAGCTATGTTTGGTAGAAATAACGGATAACAGACAAGTTAGCTGATAGTTTATAAGTGATAACTTATGATTGATGACTAGTAGCTGATAAACTAGTTGAAGTGATTCGTAAAATCAGTGGTTCAACTAAccgataatattttaaaaaaaaattattgtacgtattaattaatatttaagtattttttgtcaattctttttttaagatttaCTACAAGTATTTAGACTTTGGCAacttaaatttattaatataatctaTATAGTTAGATGAACTTATAATACATAAGCTAGAAATTAAAAAAGCGTTATACCAAACAGACCCATAGAAAGGACGCGCGTATTTTTTGATCTCATGTTCGCTCCAACATTTCTCACTCACT containing:
- the LOC11418472 gene encoding glycerol-3-phosphate dehydrogenase [NAD(+)] GPDHC1, cytosolic; translated protein: MVGNILGNGSSQNHNNGLEEKLDEFRRLISKTNGDPLRIVCIGAGAWGSVFAALLQDSYGQFRDKVQIRIWRRAGRAIDRSTAEHLFDVINSREDVLRRLIRRCAYLKYVEARLGDRTLYADEILKDGFCLNMIDTPVCPLKVVTNLQEAVWDADIVVNGLPSTETREIFEEISKYWKERISVPVIISLSKGIEAALEPVPHIVTPTKMIHQATGVPMENILYLGGPNIASEIYNKEYANARICGAEKWRKPLAKFLRQPHFIVWDNSDLVTHEVMGGLKNVYAIGAGMVASLTNESATSKSVYFAHCTSEMIFITHLLTEEPEKLAGPLLADTYVTLLKGRNAWYGQMLAKGELSPDMGDSISGKGMIQGVSAVEAFFELLSQSSLNVLHPEEKKHVAPVELCPILKTLYKILISREQSTHAILKALRDENLNDPRERIAIAQSHAFYRPSLLGQQ